DNA sequence from the Caminibacter pacificus genome:
TTTAATCATCCCACAAAACGAGTATATGCCTTCCAAGTGCTTCTAGAGTGCTATATGAAAGTTTTAGAGGTCAGTTAAGTTTTTGTAATATTTAATATAAGAAGGAGTTATCTATTAGTAGTGTCTGTGAGTTTTATTTTATAATAAAAAAAGCCCGAAAGGGCCAAAAAGATTATTCGTGAGTAACAACCGGCATTGGAGGTTCGTTTTCAAGAACTTTTTTAGCGCTTCCGTATTTTTTAAGCATTTTCATTCTATAGTTGTAGATATCGTTCATTTCTCTGATATCTTGCATTACTTGGAATACACCATGCCAGTGTGCATAGTCAGGTGATCCCATGGCAGCACCTTGTCTGAATCTTCTTCCTTCATGATGCCATAGGTAGTAGTATAGTTTAAAGAACGGATCGCTCCATACGTCTGATTTAATTAGACCTTTAGCTTTTAGTTCTTTCATCATTTTGTTTGCTGCAGCTTTGTATTGGTTGTAAATTTTAACTGCCGCATCTACTCTTTGGAAGTAGTTGTTTGTAAATGTTGCTTGGTGACAAGTCATACAAACTTTTTTCATATCTGCTCTTGCAGCTTCAGGACCGTTAGGGTTACCAGCTTTAGGGTTACCTCTTGTTACAGTAGTATCAGTAACTTTTCCTCCACCTTTCCAGAATGCCCAACCAGCAGTTTCATGTCCGCCAGTTCTTAGGAAACTATCCGGTGCCCAAAGGTTCCATTTAAGTCTTAGAGATACGTTGTGAGTTGCTTTAAGACCATTGATTCCACTCATATGACATGTGAAACATGTAGCGGCTCTAACTGTTTTTCCTGGGATTTGTTCTCCAGTGTCGAATTTGTAATCTTCTTCATTTGTATCAAAGATATGTCCGTGAACGCTTGATTCGAATACTTCTTTATCTGGATGGTCAGGACCTAAGTGACAGTTAGTACAAGCTGCCGGATGTCTTGCTTCAGCTGCGCTGAATTTATGTCTGCTGTGACATGCTAGACAGTTTCCAACACCACCGTCCGGATATAGAGCAGCAATACCGTCGCTTGGCCAAGTAGTCGCGTCAGGTCTACCTTGTTTGTCAAGTTTAACTACAGTACCGTGACATTGGATACAAATGTTAGCTACGTTTAGGTTTGCTGTTCTTGGATTGTTTTCGTTTGCTCTATAAACAGGAAGGTCGTTTCTGATACCTTTTTCCATAGTTTTACCGTCAACTAGGTAAGACTTATTAGCACCTTTTAAGCTTTCATAATGATATGAAAGTTTTGTCATAAGGTAACCGTGTTTGTTTTTAGGAGTAGCAAGCCATTGAGCAGCACCTCTTGCGTGTCCTGAATTTAGATATTCTTGTACTTCTTTTGCGTGACATTTAGCACAAGTTACAGATGAAACTGCGATTTGTACCGTCCAGTTTGCACCTTGCATTGGGTGAGCTTTGAATGCAGTTGGATAATCTTTTGGAACAACGTGACATTCAACACATCCTACACCAGCTTTTGCGTGTTTAGAATGTTGCCAGTCTGCAACGATTCCAGGATCAGTAGTTTTGTGACACATTAAACATTGGTCGTTACTTACACCCTTAGGTTTGAAATTTTTAAGTTTTTGATAATTCGGGTTTGAATCTAAGCTGTTAGCTGCGAAAGCAACACTTGCAATAGCAGCTACGCTTAACCCAGCTGTAAGTGCTTTTTTCATTTTCACTCCTTTTCGAGACATTCTCTCTTAAAAATTCTACAAAAACAAAGTGTCTCAAAAGTGCCAAAATGAAACAAAAATTAAAAAAACGGGGGAAAAAGAGAGGAAAGATTAATATTTACCTTTAAGAGAACCGAAATATCCAACTTCTTCGGCTTTTCTGTCAGTATTTAATTCTTCTACTGTAGCATTTAGGTCCATATCTTTTTTCATTTCTTCAAGTTCTTCTTCACAGTAACTCATATGCATATCGGCACTGATTACATATGGAATGTCTTGGATTTTTGTTAATTTGTCTATCTCTTCTTCGACGTTTTTTCCTTCGATAGTTATAATAATAATACCTTTTTCTTTATCTCCGAAATGTACTTCGCACAGTCCGCTATCGATAAGATTCATCCAAACTGAATCATAATTTTGAGGTAAAGTTTTTACTATAATACTTGAAATATTCATGGTTACTCCTTTAAGTTCCAGATTATTACTTCTCCGGTTGAGAAGCTTATTATTTTATTTTCGTTGATATAATAAATTCCGTTTAACGGCATACTGTGACCTCTTAATATATAAAGTAATTTTTTATTAAAATCATAAACTCTTATATCATTGTTTTCGTCGTATTGTAAAGCGAAAGTATCGAGTTTAGGTGATAGTGCTACCGCATAAGGAAGAAAGTTTGCTGTCATTTCGATTTTGGAATATTTTGTCGTAATATCGTAAACGGCGACTCTTTTATCACTGCTTCCGTTTATTACGTAATTTTTTACAAAATCAAGACTTAAAGTTTTATCTTTATTGAATCCCATTATTTTCGCAAGTATTTTTCCGTTTTTTACCTCAATGATTTTAACTGAACCACTTTCATCACCTATTGCCGCTTTCGTTTTTACTCTATTTAACGCAAAAGTAGAGAAAACATAACTGTCGGCTTGGACTTTATATAAAAATTTTTTTTGATTCAAATCGTAAAGAGTTACTTCATCACTTAGAAGACCGAAAAAGATTTGGTGGTTATTGATAAATCTTGCTTTCATAAGAGTCTCTTTTGTAGTGAAGACTTTTGTTAATTTATGAGTTTCCAAATCGAATAAAAACAAATCTCTTTTTGCTTCTTCGTCTTCAGTTAAGATAAGCAAAGTTTTTCCATTTGGCGAAATATCCAAAGAATATACCGGCATTGGTTGTAAATCACCCATAAAATCATGAATTTTAGGAAGTTTTATCGTATATATCGTCTCATATGTTTTGGCGTCTTTTATTTCAACCGTAGAGTTTTCAAGACCGCCTATTATAAATTTTTGATTAAAGGCCAATTTATCGATATAACTTGAAAAGTGAATAACTTTTAACGGTTTAACGATTTGTGATGCAAAAGCAAATATTATTGTTAATGTTAATAATAAAATTTTTTTCATGTCAAGACCTTTATAGAGGTTTGTATTCGATAGCGTCGGTAGGACATACACCTACGCAAAAGCCACATCCGGTACATTTTTCCATATCTATTACCGGACTAAACATTCCGTTGTATATTATAGCATTTTCTTCGCAGATATCTTGACATGAAAAGCAGATTGTTTGATTCCATGCGAGACATTTATTCGGAATTAGAATAATATCCGCTATTTTTTCTTTTTTGTTTTCTATTTTCAATACTCCGTGAGGACAGGTTTGTGCGCAGGCGTCACAGAAAGTACAACCACTGTTTGAAAAATCTAAAACGGGCATTTCATTTTCTATTTTTATGATTTTTTCTTCGCATGCAGTCAAACAATCTTTTGTTTCGCATTCCATACATTTTAAGAAATCTTCTTTTTTTTCGAAATATGGAGGATAAATGAAAGATTTAAAAGGAGAGTTTTTAACTCTCCTAAAAAGGTTTCTTCTGTTTTTGTCTATCATAGACCTTGATTAGCTTTCATAGTTTCGAATTTGTTTTCGATAACAGGGTCAAGTTTAGCTTGAGGTGCGTGACAAGTAGTACAGAAATATCTGCTTCCTGCAACTTTTGGTTTAACTTTATCTCCTTCGAAGTTATCTACAAAGTGATCTTTTGGCATTGCAGGAATACCAAGAGCTTTAGCTTGTTGAGGCATATGGCAGCTTAGACACATATTTTTTCCTACTTTAATAGGCACCATTCCTTTGATACTGTGAGGAATCATAGGAGGTGCAGTAACGAAAGATTTTTTGAATCCTTGTACTTTTCCAGGGATTGGAGCCGGTGCGTGATATTGAACTACAGGAAGGTTTTCACTACCTGCGTTTAAGTCAGTTTTTCTAATTCCTGTAACTTGTACAGTTTTATTGCTTACAGCGTTAGTTTGAGTATTGTTTGTACTACATCCAGCAAGTACAAACATTGCTGCAATACCACTAATTAGTAGCAGTTTTTTCATTGTTTTCTCCTTTTTTGTTGATTATATATCTTAGTGTAAATTCAAGAGCGTTGTCATTACATACTTCGATACATCTTCCGCAATTCGTACATTCGATTCCGGAAATGTAATCGCTTTTTTTGTCTATTACAGGTGATAATACCTGATTTTCAGGGCAAATTTTTAAACATTCACCGCAAGCGGTACAATTGTCTTTGTTATGCCAAACTCTAATAATACTCTTAGAGCCTACAATGCTATACATTGCGCCTACAGGGCAGATATGACCGCACCATCCGTTTTTCAGTACGAATGCGTCAAAAATGAAAATTACAAGTAACCAAACCCAACTAAAACCTAAAGTAAATGCCACGGCTCTTGTAAACATACCGATAGGACTGATAAATTCAAAAGCCGCCGCACCTACTACAGTAGATACGATTAACATCATAACCATAAAAACGTATCTGAAGTTTCTAATTTTAGTTGCATTTATCAAATTGTCTTTTTCATGGTGTGTTTTTCTTCTAACCCATGCTGCGAAATCCGTAATCATATTAACAGGGCATACCCAGCTACAATAAGCTCTTCCGCCTATTAAACCGTAAAAAAGTAAAATAATTACGACACCGATTATCAAATCGCTACTAATAACCGCTCCCGCAAATAGCATTTGCAAAAAAGCATAAGGGTCAGTTAACGGAATGGTGTTAAAAAGTTTTGAAAAACTTAAGTTACCCATCAAAATTTTAAGACCCCAATAATTAGCCGCAAAATACAAAAATAGAATTGTTAGCTGGGATATTCTTCTTAGAATCAAATATCTGTTTTTAATTATTGATCCCATGTTACGCCTTGGTTAAGATTTTGAATAGGACTAAGCTTGCTTCTACCAGTTTCAGTCGTTGTTTTCGTAGAAGCGTTTTTGACTCTTTGTTGGTCTTTTTTATCCCAGCCTTTTACGTATCTATCACCGGCTTTTCCTAAGAATACGTCTCTTGGGAATACTTTAATAGCTGCTTTTTCAGTAACGCATGCCATTTCGCACATACCGCATCCGGTACAAGCGTCTTCATGTACTACTGGAATACGATAAGCGTGTTTCCCGGTTCTTTCGTTCTTTTTCCATTCGATAGTTATCGCTTTATCCATTTCTGGACAAGCTCTATAGCAAGCCGTACATTGTAATCCCCAAAAGGCGATACAACTGCTCGGGTCGATTACCGCAACGCCCATTTTCGCATAGTCGATTGCGACTTCGCCTTTGTCGTTTTTACACATATCGGGCGTTAATGCCCCTGTCGGGCATGCATACATACACGGAATATCATCACACATAAAACAAGGTCCGGTTCTTGCTATAAAATAAGGCGTACCTATAGCGACGTTGTCTCCGGGTGCGCCTAATTTTAAAGTTATGATTTCATTTCCGTCAATTATTACTTTGTTTTCTCTGTTTTTACATGCTTCGACGCATAATCCGCATCTAATGCATGTTTTTAGAAAATCTTCTTCTTTTAAAGCCCCAGGAGGTCTTAATGTTAGGGGCTTGTTTTTATTTTCTTCAACAAAAGCGCCAACAATAGTACCTCCAGCAGCCGCAGCTGCTGAGGCTTGTATCAAAGAAGTGATAAACTGTCTTCTTTTGTTATCCACAAATTACCTTTACGCTTTATAAATTTTAACTGCCGCTTTTTTATAGTCTGTTTCTTTACTCATAGGACATGTCGCGTCAAGACAAACTTTGTTGATTAATACTTTTTCGTCGAACCATGGAACGAATACAAGTCCTCTTGGCGGTTTGTTTCTTCCTCTTGTTTCGACTCTTGCTTTTACTTTACCTCTTCTACTTTCGATAACTACAAGATCGAATCTTTGAAGACCTAATTCTTTAGCGTCTTTAGGGTTCATATAACAAAGTGCTTCAGGCATTGCTCTATAAAGTTCCGGTACCCTCATTGTCATTGTACCACTATGCCAATGTTCAAGTACCCTACCTGTACATAGCCAGAAGTTATATCCGTCATTATCGTATTTAGGATCTTCTGGGTGAACCATAAACGGTCTGAAGAATATTTTCGCTTTGTTTGGTAACGGATATTTTTTCTTAGGATTAATAGGTCCTTGTAATGTTCCTTTTGGAATTGCTTTAAGAAGAGGACCGTAGAATGCGAATTTTTCACCAGGTTTAGCATATTTTCTTGCATATGGGTCGTAGTTAACGTTGAATCTCCATTTAGTTTCTCTTCCGTTTACTACCGGCCATCTTAGACCTCTAACTTTATGATATGTATCGAAGTCCGCAAGGTCGTGTCCGTGTCCAAGACCGAATTTTCTGTATTCTTCCCAAAGTGCTTTTTGAATGAAGAATCCGTATCCTTTAAATACTTTTCCGTCACTTCCAACAACGTTTCTGAAGTCTCCCTCAGCTTCTGTGTTAGGATGCATTTTTCCTGTTTGAGGGTTTTTAGCAATCGGATCTGGCCATGGGAAGTTTTTGTGATATTCAGGTCTATTGAATAGAACGTCAAATAGTGTATCTTCAGGGCTGTATCCCATTGCTTTTGCTTCTTCTAATACGTCTGGAAGTACTGTTCCGTCAGGAAGTTTCCACTCATGCCATACTTCTTTAAGTTTAAATCTTTTTGCGAATTCAGCCATTGTCCAAATGTCAGTCATTGCGTTACCCGGAGCTACTACTTGTTGTCTCCAATGTTGTGTTCTTCTCTCAGCGTTTCCGTATGCTCCCCATTTTTCATAAATCATAGCTACCGGTAGGATTAAGTCTGCAACTCTTGCAGATACACCAGGATAACATTCGTTTACAACAATGAAGTTATCCATTGTTCTTGCTGTTTTTAACCAGTGGTTAGCGTTAGCTGTGTTTTGCCATGGGTTGTTTACGTGTACCCAAGCCCATCTGATTTTACCTTCTTCCATATCTCTCATGATTTTTAGGAAGTGGCTACCTACTTTAGGGTTAAGTGTTCCGTGTGGTAATTTCCATAATTTTTCAGTAATTTTTCTATGTTTAGGATTTGCTACAAGCATATCCGCCGGAAGTCTGTGTGCGAACGTACCAACTTCTCTTGCTGTACCACATGCACTTGGTTGTCCTGTAAGTGAGAACGCACCGTTTCCTGGTTCGGCTTGTTTTCCTAATAAGAAGTGAACTGTGTATACGATTTCGTTAATCCAGCTACCTCTTACGTGTTGGTTGAATCCCATAGTCCAGAAAGATACTACTTTTCTATTCGGGTCACAGTAAAGGTCTGCAAGTTTTTTAAGTTTTCTTTTGAAGCTTTCAAGTGATTCGTCTTTATCACCTTTTGCTACTTTCGCTACATAATCAAGTGTATAAGGTTCTACCGCTTTTTTGAAATCTTCAAAGCTGATTTGCCAGTGTTTGAAAGGAGCTTTTCCTTTGTTGTGTTTCATAACCATTTCATCACCGGCTTTCCATTTACCGATTGCGCTAAGTGCTACTGCTTCTTCAGGTGTAACAACTTTAACGTCTTGTTTTCTAATTGTTTGCATTTCTTTTTCAGAGTATCCTAGTTCTTTTGCTTTTTTAGGATCTCTTAGACCGTATCCCGTATCAACAAAACCTGTTGCGAAGATTGTGTGTTTTTTAACAAAATCCCAATTTACTGCGTTTCTATGAAGAATTTCTCTTGCGATATAGTTCATAATAGCAAGGTCTGTGTTTGGTCTGAAGATAATTTCCATATCCGCAAGGTTAGAACATCTGTTTCTATATGTAGATAGGTTAACTACATAATATTTATCAGGGTTGTTTAGTTTAGCATCCGATACTCTTGACCATAAAATCGGATGCATTTCAGCCATATTTGCACCCCAAGTTACAACAGTGTCAGTAAGTTCGATGTCGTCATAACATCCTGCAGGTTCGTCAATACCGAATGTTTGATAGAAACCTACAACCGCACTTGCCATACAGTGTCTAGCATTTGGGTCGATGTTGTTACTTCTCCATCCACCTTTTACAAGTTTAACCGCAGCGTAACCTTCTTGAATAGTATATTGTCCAGAACCGAATACCGCTACGCTTGTTGGTCCGTATTTGTTGTAATATTTTTTAAATTGTTTTTCCATTTCGTCAAAAGCTCTTTTCCAGCTTACAGGTCTGAATGGAGCGTTTTTGTCGAATTCTCCGTTTTCGTTTAATCTTAGTAACGGTTGAGTAAGTCTGTCGGCACCGTACATAATTTTCGCGTTGAAATATCCTTTGATACAGTTAATACCTCTGTTTACAGGGTTTTCAGGGTCACCTTTTACCGCAACAACTTTATTACCTTTTGTTGCGATCATGATACCACATCCGGTACCACAGAAACGGCAAACCGCTTTATCCCATTGCCATCCTGCTTCAGCAGCATTTGCAGCAGCTTTTGCTTCTTCAGGAATAGTTAATCCTGCAGCGCTTGCAGCTGCAACTGCCGCTGTAGTTTTTAGAAAATCTCTTCTTGTCATTGACATTATGCACTCCTTTTTGGATTTTTACATAATAATAATACCGCTTTTTACTTTAATTTAACATAAAATTAATTGTTTTTTTGCTTTTGTGGCACTTTAAAGGCACTTTACAGAAGAGATAAAATGTCCTATTTTATGGGCTTTTTTATAATTTTTAATTATTGCGATAACAACAAAAAAATGAATGAGCGGTTATTTATATTCTCAGTCACTTTCTTTTAATGCCTAAATTTTCGCTATTTTAAAGTTTCGATTTTTTCTTAATATTGTGTTAATATAACTATTTTTTATGATATAATCAATCAAAAAAAGGATTTGCGTGAAAATATTGCTTGTAGAAGATGATGATTTTATCGGTGAATCTATAAAAGAATATTTGGAAATGCAAGGAAATAAAGTTGATTATTTTTCATCACCTACAAAAGCGCTTGAGACAATATATCCGAGTCATTACGACATATTTTTATTGGATATCAATATGCCGGAAATCAACGGATACGAATTTTATGAAGAATTAAAAAATTATACGTCTGATGTACCTGTTATTTTTATTACGGCATATTCCGATATCGACCATGTAGAAAAAGCATTCAAATTAGGTGCGGCGGATTATATTAAAAAGCCTTTTGAGCTTAAAGAGCTCGAACTTAGAATAAAAAGATTGGTATTTAAAAATACAAATAGAATTAAAATTACGGATAATTACTCTTTTGACTTGGGTAAATTAAAGCTTTTTTACAATGATGAAGAGGTTGAACTGACTCAAAATGAAAGATATTTTCTAGAAATCTTAGTAAAAAACATCGGACAGGTAGTTGATATGAGCACTTTAAGAGACTACGTTTGGGAAGGAAAAGATATTTGTGACAATACCATTAGAACCCAAGTTAAAAAATTAAGAAGTAAGTTAAAAGAGAATTTTATTAAAAACGTAAGAGGGAGCGGATACAAAATTGAGAAAAACGGATGAATTTAAATTCGATATCATAACCGCCTTTTCTATTTTTGCATTTTTAATAATTGTTGCCGTAACATATACAGCTATTTACATTTTTACGGATATCACAACTCAGGAATTCAAAGACAAAGTAAAACTTTCGGCCGATAATATCTACTATATTTATCAAGAAAAAGTAAATAATATAAAGAATGCTACAATCGCACTTTCCAATAATGATATTTTTAATACTAAATTTACAGTAAATCCCGAAGTAATAAAATCCGTATTTAAAACTATGCTACTTGCCAATTCCAATTTAAGCGAAATAAACTATTATAATCGATACGGAAAATACGTAATAGGTTGTGAAAAAGTAAAAAACAGAGTTTTTTGTTTAAATCGGGATTCCAAAACACTTCAAGTAAATAATTACAAGTCCAATAAGAATCTTTTTTTTAAAGAGTATTTGAGTGATAAAGGACTTAATTTAACGCTTATCAGTCCTATTCAAAAAGGTAATAATAACGGATTTATTGAGGTTAGGGCTTTAATAAATAAATTGGATACGTTAAACAGTGATCTTTTTTATACGGTAATTATTAATAAAAAGGGGCAAATTTTCTTATCTAATTTTTATAAAGCAAAAAGTATTTACGATTTATTTAGCTATTCTCTTGGAGATAAGATATTAAAAACGAAAGAAGGTTTCGTAACCGATGATATTTACGTAAAAGAGCTTTCGCCTAATATAAAAATAGTTTTGATACAAAATAAAAACCTTATAAACAAAACCAATGAAGTATCTAAGAAAATGGTATTAATAATGATAGCGATTTCTATTTTGCTTGCTATTCCTCTTGGAATTTTCTTTTCGAAACCTTTATATAAATTTTATGAAGAACTTGATTTGAGGGTAAAAGAAGAGATAGAAAAAAGACAGCAAAAAGAACAAATGCTTATGCACCAAAGTAAACTCGCTTCTCTTGGAGAAATGTTAGGTAATATCGCACATCAATGGAGACATCCGCTAACAAGACTTTCACTTTTAATTCAAAATCTAGAAATGGCCGCGCAAATGAATAAACTTGATAAAGATTTTATTCAAAAATTTAAAGAAAAAGCGCAAGCTCAAATAGAATATATGTCTCAAACGATTGACGATTTTACGAATTTCTTTAAAAAAGATACGAAAAAAGTGGAATTTTGCCCTAAAGAGATTATAGAAGACGCTTTAAAACTTATGGAAGGTAGAATTAAGCAAAACAAAGTAGAGGTTGTTTTGGATATTAAAAAAACGGAGCCTATTTTAGGGTATAAAACTGAATTTTCTCAAGTCGTTTTAAACATTATTAATAACGCTATTGACGTTTTGAAAGAAAGAGATATCAAAGATAGAAAAATTTTCATAAGAATCGACGGTAAAAAAATTGAAATCGAGGATAACGCAGGAGGGATTCCGGAAGAGATAAAAGATAAGATTTTCGAACCTTATTTTACTACTAAGTTTCAATCTCAAGGTACCGGAATAGGGCTTTATATGAGTAAAATCATTATATCTCAGCATTTTAAAGGCAAGCTTTATGCTTACAACTCCGAAAAAGGCGCCGTTTTTGTTATAGATTTGTCAAATTAATGTAAAAAGCACTTTTGGAGCACTTTTTTTGCATATAATGCTCTAAAAAAAGGTGGATAAATGAAAAAATCAACAGTAGGTGCGTTAATTGTAGGAGCATTAATCGGTCTTGGAATTTCTTATGTTGCCGCTGTAGCGGTAGATAAAACGGGAACACCTGCGTTTTGTTCTAGCTGTCATACGATGAAACCGATGGTTGAAAGTTTTCATTATAGTGTGCACGGAGGAAACAACCCGCAAGGATTTGCAGCTCATCATTGTACGGATTGTCACTTGCCTCACAACAGCTTAATCGGATATTTGGTAGCTAAAGGAATCAGCGGAACAAGAGACGCATTGGCACAGTTCGGAATTATCAAAAGAGTTGATTTCAAAGAAAACTTCTGGGAAATGAAACATTACGTATATGATAGTGCTTGTTTAAAATGTCACCATGGTATAAAAGAACCTGAAAAAGCTATCGGTCTTGCAGATAACGTAAAAGAACTTCATCAAAAATATTATTGGGATGCGAAAAAAGCAGGAAAAGACGTAAGTTGTGTAAGTTGTCATAATGACTATACAATGTCTCATTTTGCACATCCAAACCTTCTTGAAACGCTTTCAAACGAGTCAAAATAATTTTTTTCCTCTTTTTTCTTCGATTAATATAAATTTAATGTAATTTTTTTGTTACAATACAACAAAAAAGGCGAAAAAATGAGAAAGTTTTTAGCATTGGCACTTTTTGTTGTGTCCGTTTTCGCTTTTGAGTGGAGCGGAAAAGTAAACTGGGCTATGAATTATCAGCTTGCAAAACAGCTGGCACAAAAAGAGCATAAGCTCATAATGGTGGATATCGCTCTTACTAAATGTCCTCCGTGTAGATATCTTGCTACTAAAGTATATACCGACGATAAAGTTGCGAATTACATTAATCAAAATTTCGTACCGGTATTTTATTTAGCCGACCAAGATCAAATTCCAGCTGAGGTGGAAGCTTATTTTACAGGTTCTACTCCGACTATTTTATTTATCAAACCGAACGGTGAGTTGTATTTTAGAATGATTGGAGCAAGACCTCCTCAAATGTTTCTAAAAATTTTAAAAGATGTAAACGAAAAATATAAAGGTGCGAAATGAGTGTAGTTAAAAGAATATCAAGAGCGTTTTTCTCTCTTGAAGTTGCGGTAGTATTGTCAATATTTTTTATGGTGGCGCAAATTTACGCTACTTTGGGATTCGCTTCAATGACTGAAGCGTGGAAGTATGTGTATGAAACAAAATGGTTTGAAGCGATAATGTGGCTTTTGGGATTGAATTTAGTTGGTGTTATGATTAGATACAAAACTTACAAAAAAACACCTATTTTTCTTTTACACGTTTCAATTATCGTAATTTTGTTAGGAGCTGCTATTACTAGATATTTCGGCTATGAAGGAACTCTTCATTTAAGAAACGGTGAAACCAAGTCGGTAATTATGGTACAAAAAAGCAAAGGAAACCCGAGTAACGTTTATCCTGTTAAATTAGGGTTTGAAGTTAGACTTGATAAATTCGTTATGAGAAAATATCCGGGTAGTATGCAACCGAGCTCATATGATAGTTACGTAACGGTTATAGACAAAAAACATAATAAAGAATTCCAATACCATATCTATATGAACCATATTTTGGTTTATGGCGGATATAGGTTTTATCAGATGAGTTACGATCCGGATGAGAGAGGTTCTATTCTTTCCGTTAATCACGACCCGGGAATGTGGGTGACTTATTTCGGTTATATCTTACTTGCGATAGGGTTTTTATGGAGTATGATTTATAAAAAATCAAGATTCAGACTTACTATTAAAAAATTACAACAAAGCGGACTTTTTGCTATCTTACTTATGCTAATGATTGGCGGAACTTACGCAAAAGCGTTTGATTTTAACGAATACGCTCAAAAATCAAAAGCGGTGGCTGATGAGTGGAGTAAAGTACTTGTACAGCAAAGAGGAAGAATCGAGCCTATGGATACGCTTGATTTGGATATAGTGCATAAACTTACATATAAAGCTAAAATGTACGGAATGAACTATAATCAAATCGTAGCAGGAATGGTGGCATATCCTGATGAGTTTCAAAAACTACCTCTTATTTACGTAGGACATCCGGCAATTAGAAAAATGCTCGGAATTAAAGGAAAATACGCTCCATACAATGCATTTTTCTTACCGAACGGGAATTTTAGATTCAGTAAAGAAATAGACGAAGCGTTTAAAACTCCTGACAAAGACAGAACAAAATTACAAAGAGAATTTTTAAAAATAAATGAAAGAGTTTATGTT
Encoded proteins:
- a CDS encoding thioredoxin family protein, with the translated sequence MRKFLALALFVVSVFAFEWSGKVNWAMNYQLAKQLAQKEHKLIMVDIALTKCPPCRYLATKVYTDDKVANYINQNFVPVFYLADQDQIPAEVEAYFTGSTPTILFIKPNGELYFRMIGARPPQMFLKILKDVNEKYKGAK
- a CDS encoding cytochrome c3 family protein produces the protein MKKSTVGALIVGALIGLGISYVAAVAVDKTGTPAFCSSCHTMKPMVESFHYSVHGGNNPQGFAAHHCTDCHLPHNSLIGYLVAKGISGTRDALAQFGIIKRVDFKENFWEMKHYVYDSACLKCHHGIKEPEKAIGLADNVKELHQKYYWDAKKAGKDVSCVSCHNDYTMSHFAHPNLLETLSNESK
- a CDS encoding sensor histidine kinase, producing the protein MRKTDEFKFDIITAFSIFAFLIIVAVTYTAIYIFTDITTQEFKDKVKLSADNIYYIYQEKVNNIKNATIALSNNDIFNTKFTVNPEVIKSVFKTMLLANSNLSEINYYNRYGKYVIGCEKVKNRVFCLNRDSKTLQVNNYKSNKNLFFKEYLSDKGLNLTLISPIQKGNNNGFIEVRALINKLDTLNSDLFYTVIINKKGQIFLSNFYKAKSIYDLFSYSLGDKILKTKEGFVTDDIYVKELSPNIKIVLIQNKNLINKTNEVSKKMVLIMIAISILLAIPLGIFFSKPLYKFYEELDLRVKEEIEKRQQKEQMLMHQSKLASLGEMLGNIAHQWRHPLTRLSLLIQNLEMAAQMNKLDKDFIQKFKEKAQAQIEYMSQTIDDFTNFFKKDTKKVEFCPKEIIEDALKLMEGRIKQNKVEVVLDIKKTEPILGYKTEFSQVVLNIINNAIDVLKERDIKDRKIFIRIDGKKIEIEDNAGGIPEEIKDKIFEPYFTTKFQSQGTGIGLYMSKIIISQHFKGKLYAYNSEKGAVFVIDLSN
- a CDS encoding response regulator transcription factor, with the translated sequence MKILLVEDDDFIGESIKEYLEMQGNKVDYFSSPTKALETIYPSHYDIFLLDINMPEINGYEFYEELKNYTSDVPVIFITAYSDIDHVEKAFKLGAADYIKKPFELKELELRIKRLVFKNTNRIKITDNYSFDLGKLKLFYNDEEVELTQNERYFLEILVKNIGQVVDMSTLRDYVWEGKDICDNTIRTQVKKLRSKLKENFIKNVRGSGYKIEKNG
- the napA gene encoding nitrate reductase catalytic subunit NapA, with translation MSMTRRDFLKTTAAVAAASAAGLTIPEEAKAAANAAEAGWQWDKAVCRFCGTGCGIMIATKGNKVVAVKGDPENPVNRGINCIKGYFNAKIMYGADRLTQPLLRLNENGEFDKNAPFRPVSWKRAFDEMEKQFKKYYNKYGPTSVAVFGSGQYTIQEGYAAVKLVKGGWRSNNIDPNARHCMASAVVGFYQTFGIDEPAGCYDDIELTDTVVTWGANMAEMHPILWSRVSDAKLNNPDKYYVVNLSTYRNRCSNLADMEIIFRPNTDLAIMNYIAREILHRNAVNWDFVKKHTIFATGFVDTGYGLRDPKKAKELGYSEKEMQTIRKQDVKVVTPEEAVALSAIGKWKAGDEMVMKHNKGKAPFKHWQISFEDFKKAVEPYTLDYVAKVAKGDKDESLESFKRKLKKLADLYCDPNRKVVSFWTMGFNQHVRGSWINEIVYTVHFLLGKQAEPGNGAFSLTGQPSACGTAREVGTFAHRLPADMLVANPKHRKITEKLWKLPHGTLNPKVGSHFLKIMRDMEEGKIRWAWVHVNNPWQNTANANHWLKTARTMDNFIVVNECYPGVSARVADLILPVAMIYEKWGAYGNAERRTQHWRQQVVAPGNAMTDIWTMAEFAKRFKLKEVWHEWKLPDGTVLPDVLEEAKAMGYSPEDTLFDVLFNRPEYHKNFPWPDPIAKNPQTGKMHPNTEAEGDFRNVVGSDGKVFKGYGFFIQKALWEEYRKFGLGHGHDLADFDTYHKVRGLRWPVVNGRETKWRFNVNYDPYARKYAKPGEKFAFYGPLLKAIPKGTLQGPINPKKKYPLPNKAKIFFRPFMVHPEDPKYDNDGYNFWLCTGRVLEHWHSGTMTMRVPELYRAMPEALCYMNPKDAKELGLQRFDLVVIESRRGKVKARVETRGRNKPPRGLVFVPWFDEKVLINKVCLDATCPMSKETDYKKAAVKIYKA